One Thermococcus sp. MV5 genomic region harbors:
- a CDS encoding phosphorylating glyceraldehyde-3-phosphate dehydrogenase yields MKVKVGINGYGTIGKRVAYAVAKQDDMKLIGVTKTKPDFEAYRAKELGIPVYAASNDFLPRFENANFEVAGTIEDLLNDVDIIIDATPGGMGEKNKTLYEKAGVKAIFQGGEKANLAEASFVAQANYENALGKNYVRVVSCNTTGLTRTLNAIKEYIEYVYAVMIRRAADPNDIKRGPVNAIKPSVEVPSHHGPDVQTVIPINIETTAFVVPTTIMHVHSVMVELKKPPTKEDVIDIFENTTRVLLFEKKKGFDSTAQLIEFARDLHREWNNLYEIAVWKESINIKGNRLFYIQAVHQESDVVPENIDAIRAMFEMADKWESIKKTNKSLGILK; encoded by the coding sequence ATGAAAGTTAAAGTTGGGATTAACGGGTATGGCACTATAGGGAAGAGAGTTGCCTATGCAGTCGCAAAACAGGATGATATGAAGCTCATTGGAGTGACGAAAACAAAACCGGATTTTGAGGCATATAGGGCCAAAGAACTTGGTATTCCCGTCTATGCAGCATCAAACGATTTCTTACCAAGATTTGAGAACGCTAATTTTGAAGTAGCTGGAACTATCGAAGACCTTCTAAACGACGTAGATATAATAATCGATGCAACTCCAGGAGGAATGGGCGAAAAGAACAAAACCCTTTATGAAAAGGCTGGTGTTAAGGCAATATTTCAAGGTGGAGAAAAAGCAAATCTTGCAGAGGCCTCTTTTGTCGCTCAAGCAAACTATGAAAATGCTCTTGGAAAGAATTATGTCAGAGTGGTCTCGTGCAATACCACTGGACTAACAAGAACCCTGAATGCAATAAAAGAATACATTGAGTATGTTTATGCAGTGATGATTAGGAGAGCTGCAGATCCGAATGATATTAAGAGAGGACCTGTTAATGCGATAAAGCCAAGTGTTGAAGTGCCTTCACATCATGGGCCAGACGTGCAAACAGTAATCCCAATAAACATTGAAACCACGGCATTTGTTGTCCCAACAACAATAATGCACGTGCACAGCGTGATGGTAGAACTCAAAAAGCCCCCTACAAAAGAAGATGTAATTGATATTTTTGAGAACACCACAAGAGTTCTGCTCTTTGAGAAGAAAAAAGGCTTTGACAGCACGGCTCAATTAATAGAATTTGCGAGAGATCTTCACAGAGAATGGAACAACCTCTATGAGATTGCAGTATGGAAGGAAAGCATCAACATCAAGGGTAACAGGCTATTCTACATTCAGGCGGTTCACCAAGAGAGCGACGTGGTTCCAGAAAATATCGACGCGATAAGAGCAATGTTCGAGATGGCTGATAAGTGGGAGAGTATCAAGAAGACCAACAAGAGTCTTGGTATTTTGAAGTAG
- a CDS encoding DUF167 family protein, whose amino-acid sequence MIKESKEGIILQIYVQPKAKRTEIDGVDEWRKRLKVKVKVPPVEGKANKEIVKFFSKLIGAEVSLIKGETSREKDLLIRGVSIEEVKKKLGIYR is encoded by the coding sequence ATGATAAAAGAGAGCAAAGAAGGAATAATACTCCAAATCTATGTACAACCAAAGGCAAAAAGAACTGAGATAGATGGGGTAGATGAATGGCGCAAGAGGCTAAAAGTTAAAGTAAAAGTTCCCCCTGTTGAGGGGAAAGCAAACAAGGAAATTGTAAAGTTTTTTTCCAAGCTCATTGGAGCTGAGGTAAGCCTCATCAAAGGAGAGACCTCACGAGAAAAGGATCTTTTGATAAGAGGTGTGAGCATAGAGGAGGTTAAAAAGAAACTCGGAATTTATCGATAA
- a CDS encoding nitrous oxide reductase family maturation protein NosD — protein MRILVIFVILLFVPFANATQLAFIGDESLKELPGSGILEDPYVLENLIINASNITGILVKNTTAYLLIRNLTIIGNNKRPGIILENVKNVRIEDVQVIRCSYGIRIVNSENITIVNSIFKGNLYCYWKSEFAGDADCKGGAIFADYSTNLYIINNSFVPHSYLFSNIYGVYLVMVENSIVYGNRFVSSIKCYPSAAFGGYCKGTAIYLDRSNNNELTRNTIYLPSSGGMEYAAEVYGMYISGHNNTIYLNNFYGEQKPSQPSEGIGFFYLYHTGENIFHSPKVIYRFGNETFEGFLGNYWATYNGSDENGDGLIEWPFKVDKYPLVLPSENYEIIKLAEESKTSTTPLNNLTNSPTTPSFPQENGEFKYFFPILAVLAILIILWRWK, from the coding sequence ATGAGGATCCTGGTGATTTTTGTTATACTTCTTTTTGTGCCTTTTGCAAATGCAACGCAACTAGCATTTATTGGTGACGAGAGTCTGAAAGAACTTCCTGGTTCCGGTATTCTTGAAGATCCATATGTTCTGGAAAATTTGATCATAAATGCAAGCAATATTACTGGCATTCTAGTTAAGAACACTACAGCATATCTTCTCATAAGAAACTTGACTATAATCGGAAATAATAAGCGCCCAGGAATAATTCTCGAGAATGTAAAAAACGTTAGAATTGAGGATGTACAAGTGATTAGATGCAGTTATGGAATAAGGATTGTCAACTCCGAAAACATTACTATCGTCAATAGCATTTTCAAAGGAAATCTATATTGTTATTGGAAAAGTGAATTTGCAGGGGATGCTGATTGTAAGGGAGGGGCTATTTTTGCTGATTATTCCACAAATCTATATATTATAAACAACTCCTTTGTTCCACACTCCTATCTTTTCTCCAATATCTACGGGGTATATCTGGTAATGGTCGAGAACTCCATAGTTTATGGGAATAGATTTGTAAGTTCAATTAAGTGCTATCCCTCTGCAGCATTTGGGGGCTACTGCAAAGGAACAGCAATTTACTTAGATCGTTCTAACAACAATGAATTAACTAGAAACACAATTTATCTTCCCTCAAGTGGTGGTATGGAGTATGCAGCGGAAGTTTATGGAATGTACATCTCTGGGCACAATAACACTATTTATCTGAATAATTTTTATGGCGAACAAAAGCCATCTCAACCAAGTGAAGGTATAGGTTTCTTTTATCTGTACCATACAGGAGAGAATATTTTTCATTCCCCCAAAGTTATCTATAGGTTTGGTAACGAGACTTTTGAAGGATTTTTGGGCAATTACTGGGCTACGTATAATGGATCTGATGAAAATGGAGACGGTCTTATAGAGTGGCCTTTTAAGGTGGATAAATACCCATTAGTCCTTCCCTCAGAGAACTATGAAATTATAAAACTTGCAGAAGAATCCAAAACAAGTACAACCCCTCTAAATAATCTAACAAACTCCCCAACAACACCTTCATTCCCTCAAGAAAACGGAGAATTCAAATACTTCTTTCCAATCTTAGCAGTTCTAGCTATTTTAATCATTCTGTGGAGATGGAAGTGA
- a CDS encoding DUF402 domain-containing protein, which translates to MAGKIHLIYKRVPNRILEREDELIADLGDIIVAKSKFEGMLTPLFVNGVKVIDNDYTMIYFAFIGENYDILKVYDKEGNFKGLYIDILAHTKRENDNLEMLDLFLDIFIFPNGEVFLLDEEELEMALNYGLIDKKTFDFAYSKAEEIIKKFREGAFPPDVVWEYSLPSPQND; encoded by the coding sequence ATGGCTGGAAAAATTCACCTCATTTACAAGCGTGTCCCAAATCGGATTCTTGAGAGAGAAGATGAGCTCATAGCAGACCTAGGCGATATAATTGTGGCAAAGTCGAAATTTGAGGGGATGCTCACTCCACTTTTCGTTAACGGAGTCAAAGTTATTGATAATGACTACACAATGATTTATTTTGCCTTTATTGGAGAGAACTATGACATACTAAAAGTTTATGACAAAGAAGGCAATTTTAAGGGCCTTTACATTGATATTCTAGCACATACTAAAAGAGAGAATGATAATCTGGAGATGTTGGATCTGTTTTTAGATATTTTTATTTTTCCGAATGGAGAAGTTTTCCTTCTTGATGAAGAAGAACTTGAGATGGCCCTTAACTATGGATTGATTGATAAAAAAACCTTTGACTTTGCCTATTCAAAAGCAGAAGAAATCATCAAGAAATTTAGGGAGGGGGCATTCCCTCCAGACGTAGTTTGGGAGTATTCACTTCCATCTCCACAGAATGATTAA
- the glyS gene encoding glycine--tRNA ligase, with protein sequence MVNKYEALQDLMRRRGFAWGSFEIYGGAKGFYDYGPLGATIKRKIEKKIREAFIREGFFEIETPDITPEEVFIASGHVEKFVDPLTECKKCGSRFRADHIVEDVLEIDTEGLSAEHLTQLIREHDIKCPECEGELSDVWYFNLMFETYIGPYKDKKGYLRPETAQGIFVNFKRLNNFARNQLPFGVFQIGKAYRNEISPRQGMLRLREFTQAEVEIFFNPSETDHPHFDEVKDEVLCLYPIEHQLKDLGMIELTLEDAVKKGYLLNTFFAYYMAMVKKILLDIGIPEDKIRFRQQLPEERAHYSTDTWDVEIHSERFGWIECVGIAYRGDYDLSKHIKESGADLTVMIHYKGPKTIRKLKVSLNMKRVGPKLKSDAKRINQKLQGMSQEELKKIVEGLEKIGKIMIEGYELEKDDFIVKEIEETITGEKIVPHVLEPSFGIDRPFYLLLENSLAVDEDGRVYLKIKKDMAPIEVAVLPLVAKEPLTTIAYDIFRTLQKEGFIVVYDEKDTVGRRYARYDEIGTPYCVTVDNQTPEDNTVTIRDRDTREQIRVKIEELPEKLRELIFG encoded by the coding sequence ATGGTGAATAAGTATGAGGCTCTTCAAGACTTGATGAGAAGGAGAGGTTTTGCGTGGGGTAGTTTTGAAATCTATGGTGGAGCGAAAGGTTTTTACGATTACGGTCCTCTTGGAGCTACAATAAAGAGGAAGATTGAGAAGAAGATTAGAGAAGCTTTTATAAGGGAAGGGTTCTTTGAAATTGAGACTCCTGATATTACTCCAGAAGAGGTTTTTATAGCTTCAGGACACGTGGAAAAATTTGTTGATCCATTAACTGAATGTAAGAAATGTGGCTCAAGATTCAGAGCGGATCACATTGTGGAGGACGTTCTTGAGATAGATACAGAGGGCTTAAGTGCAGAGCATTTAACTCAGTTGATAAGAGAGCATGATATAAAGTGTCCCGAATGTGAGGGAGAGCTTTCTGATGTTTGGTACTTTAATCTGATGTTCGAAACTTATATTGGTCCTTATAAAGACAAAAAAGGGTACCTCAGGCCTGAAACTGCTCAAGGTATATTTGTAAACTTTAAGCGTTTAAACAACTTTGCGAGAAACCAGCTCCCATTTGGAGTATTCCAAATTGGCAAAGCTTATAGGAATGAGATCTCTCCGAGACAAGGAATGCTCAGGCTTAGAGAGTTCACTCAGGCCGAGGTGGAAATATTCTTCAATCCCAGTGAAACGGATCATCCACATTTTGATGAGGTGAAAGATGAAGTTCTTTGTCTTTATCCAATTGAACATCAGCTCAAGGACTTAGGGATGATTGAACTTACCTTAGAAGATGCTGTTAAGAAAGGCTATCTTCTAAATACTTTCTTCGCCTACTACATGGCGATGGTTAAGAAGATTCTCCTTGACATAGGTATCCCCGAGGACAAGATAAGATTTAGGCAACAATTACCCGAAGAGAGGGCCCACTACTCAACTGACACATGGGATGTAGAAATCCACAGTGAAAGATTTGGTTGGATAGAGTGTGTGGGTATAGCATACAGAGGAGATTATGACTTGAGCAAGCATATAAAGGAAAGCGGTGCAGATTTAACCGTAATGATCCACTATAAAGGGCCTAAGACTATTAGAAAGCTTAAAGTTTCCCTTAACATGAAACGCGTAGGGCCTAAACTAAAAAGCGATGCAAAGAGGATTAATCAAAAACTGCAAGGAATGAGTCAAGAAGAGCTTAAAAAGATAGTTGAGGGGCTTGAAAAGATTGGGAAGATAATGATAGAAGGATATGAGCTTGAAAAAGATGACTTTATTGTCAAAGAAATTGAGGAAACGATAACTGGTGAAAAAATAGTACCTCATGTCCTAGAGCCGAGCTTTGGTATAGACAGACCGTTCTATCTCCTTCTGGAGAATTCATTGGCCGTGGATGAAGATGGTAGAGTTTATCTGAAAATTAAGAAGGATATGGCTCCAATAGAAGTTGCAGTTCTTCCATTGGTAGCAAAGGAACCCCTCACAACAATTGCCTATGACATCTTCAGAACTCTACAGAAGGAAGGATTTATCGTAGTTTACGATGAGAAGGATACAGTAGGGAGGAGATATGCAAGGTACGATGAGATAGGAACTCCCTATTGTGTGACAGTAGATAATCAAACCCCTGAAGATAATACTGTAACAATTAGGGACAGAGATACGAGAGAGCAGATTAGGGTTAAGATCGAAGAGCTTCCAGAGAAATTAAGGGAGCTTATTTTTGGCTGA
- the speB gene encoding agmatinase, whose amino-acid sequence MGKYKPRDPLKIPRFADIRTFWRLPYMKEIPTNIDFAVVGIPFDTGASYRVGARYGPEAIRSQSLILRSHNPALDISPFDYCSGVDYGDIPVVPGYIEDSYKKIEEGLLPIIDKGVIPIALGGDHSITLAELRAMTKRHGPVALVQFDSHTDTDPDYYGHKYNHGTPFIRAVEEGLLLVEHSIQVGIRGSTYSKDEIEKARKLGFEVVTAEEMYKLGIDEVAKRIQERVGDAKVFVTFDIDFVDPAYAPGTGTPEVGGPSSRETLELVRKGLKGLNFVGFDLVEVYPQYDPSFITALLAAHIIFEFISLIALNKREKQTRKSVKTSQG is encoded by the coding sequence ATGGGAAAATATAAACCCCGTGATCCTTTAAAAATTCCAAGGTTTGCAGACATCAGGACTTTTTGGCGCTTGCCATACATGAAGGAGATACCCACGAACATAGACTTTGCGGTTGTTGGAATACCTTTCGATACGGGAGCCTCTTATAGAGTCGGAGCCAGATATGGGCCGGAGGCCATTAGAAGTCAATCTTTAATACTGCGATCTCATAATCCGGCTTTAGACATTAGTCCATTTGACTACTGCTCGGGAGTTGATTATGGGGACATTCCAGTAGTTCCAGGGTATATTGAGGACTCATACAAGAAAATTGAAGAGGGTCTTCTTCCAATAATAGACAAAGGAGTGATTCCGATAGCTTTGGGGGGCGATCATTCAATAACCCTCGCTGAGCTTAGGGCCATGACAAAAAGACATGGTCCTGTGGCATTGGTTCAATTTGACTCCCACACGGATACGGATCCGGATTATTACGGACACAAGTATAATCATGGAACGCCATTCATAAGAGCCGTGGAGGAGGGCTTACTTCTCGTTGAGCACTCCATTCAAGTTGGGATAAGAGGTTCAACATATTCAAAAGATGAAATAGAGAAAGCAAGGAAGCTTGGGTTTGAGGTAGTAACTGCTGAAGAAATGTATAAGCTTGGAATTGATGAGGTAGCGAAGAGAATTCAAGAGCGCGTGGGTGATGCTAAAGTTTTTGTAACGTTTGACATTGACTTTGTGGACCCTGCATACGCTCCCGGCACTGGTACTCCAGAGGTTGGAGGCCCAAGCAGTAGGGAAACTTTGGAATTAGTACGAAAGGGCCTGAAGGGCTTAAATTTCGTGGGCTTTGATTTAGTGGAAGTTTACCCACAATACGATCCAAGCTTCATTACCGCACTCTTAGCAGCGCACATCATTTTTGAATTCATATCACTAATAGCTTTAAACAAGAGAGAAAAACAAACAAGAAAATCCGTTAAAACTTCTCAAGGGTAA
- a CDS encoding YfcE family phosphodiesterase produces the protein MRLVAVTDIHGRGNKVKEFLEHIKDEDFDLMLIAGDLTHFRGREAAYNILKEFIALGKPFYAVMGNCDGRDVLDLLEELRVSLHNKRIEFGNVGIIGIGGSNITPFSTIWELSEDEIWEILVKNYQDGDIVLSHAPPKNTKVDKTFVGTHAGSKSLRKFIEEKQPPLVICGHIHEAMGIDEVEKTLIVNPGPLSRGHYAVIDFDGDTKKVKDITLEKF, from the coding sequence ATGAGACTCGTTGCAGTAACAGATATCCATGGAAGGGGGAATAAAGTTAAAGAGTTTTTAGAGCACATTAAGGATGAAGATTTTGATCTCATGTTAATAGCAGGAGATTTAACTCATTTTAGAGGAAGGGAGGCAGCATATAACATTTTAAAGGAATTTATAGCTCTTGGAAAGCCCTTTTATGCAGTGATGGGCAACTGTGATGGTAGGGATGTTCTTGATCTTCTTGAAGAGCTCAGAGTTAGCCTCCACAACAAAAGGATAGAATTTGGGAACGTCGGCATTATCGGAATAGGAGGTTCGAACATAACGCCCTTCTCAACAATATGGGAGCTTAGTGAAGATGAAATCTGGGAAATCTTAGTTAAAAACTACCAAGATGGAGACATAGTGCTTTCCCATGCTCCACCCAAGAATACTAAAGTAGACAAAACTTTTGTCGGAACTCATGCAGGGAGCAAATCTTTAAGAAAGTTTATTGAAGAAAAGCAACCTCCACTGGTTATATGTGGGCATATACATGAGGCCATGGGTATAGATGAGGTGGAAAAGACACTTATCGTAAATCCCGGGCCGTTGTCCAGAGGGCATTATGCTGTAATAGACTTTGATGGGGATACAAAAAAAGTGAAAGACATTACCCTTGAGAAGTTTTAA
- a CDS encoding deoxyhypusine synthase, which translates to MDPKKAVLKESSTEGIEELPIMGPWLENVDSLEKIINYYERIGFQATHLGKAIEIWKKVEKKRENGEEVRVFLGYTSNIVSSGLRELIAYLVKHKKVDVIVTTAGGVEEDFIKALKPFILGDWHVNDAEMREKGINRIGNIFVPNDRYIEFERYMIPFFERLLEIERREGRPLTASEVIYELGRYMDGKLGEEKEKSIIYWAYKNNIPIFCPALTDGSFGDMLYFFKEERGDKELIIDIANDIVKLNNLAITAKETASIILGGSLPKHAIINANLFRGGTDYAIYITTAIPWDGSLSGAPPSEGVSWGKIKAKADYVEIWADATLVFPILVWMVMKE; encoded by the coding sequence TTGGATCCAAAAAAAGCAGTTCTCAAAGAATCATCAACAGAGGGTATTGAAGAGCTTCCGATCATGGGGCCCTGGCTTGAAAATGTGGACAGTTTAGAGAAGATTATCAATTATTATGAGAGAATAGGTTTTCAGGCTACTCATTTAGGGAAAGCTATTGAAATCTGGAAGAAAGTTGAAAAAAAGAGAGAAAACGGTGAAGAAGTTAGAGTTTTCTTGGGTTATACTTCCAACATAGTTTCTTCAGGACTCAGAGAGCTTATAGCGTATCTTGTTAAGCACAAAAAAGTTGATGTGATTGTAACCACTGCTGGAGGCGTTGAAGAAGATTTTATCAAAGCATTAAAACCTTTCATCCTAGGGGATTGGCATGTAAATGATGCTGAAATGAGAGAAAAAGGCATAAACAGAATTGGGAATATTTTTGTACCCAATGATCGTTATATAGAGTTTGAGAGATATATGATTCCTTTCTTTGAGAGGCTTCTGGAGATTGAGAGAAGAGAAGGAAGACCTTTAACAGCAAGTGAAGTTATTTACGAGCTTGGAAGATATATGGATGGAAAGCTTGGGGAAGAAAAAGAAAAGAGCATTATTTACTGGGCGTATAAAAACAACATCCCCATCTTCTGCCCGGCTCTTACTGATGGATCATTCGGAGACATGCTCTACTTCTTCAAAGAAGAGAGAGGAGACAAGGAGCTCATTATAGATATTGCCAATGATATAGTTAAGCTGAACAACCTGGCAATAACAGCGAAAGAAACAGCTTCAATCATTTTAGGGGGTTCCCTTCCAAAGCATGCCATAATCAATGCCAATCTGTTTCGTGGTGGGACTGATTATGCCATCTATATCACAACGGCAATACCTTGGGATGGTTCACTCAGTGGAGCACCACCAAGCGAGGGGGTGAGCTGGGGTAAAATAAAGGCAAAGGCCGATTATGTGGAGATATGGGCCGATGCGACGTTAGTGTTCCCGATTTTAGTGTGGATGGTGATGAAAGAGTAA
- a CDS encoding ATP-binding protein, with amino-acid sequence MIEEQNSWWFGEPDLDWLTFEGLTYRIFPSWTRQVSLKPFSLNFVLGPRRVGKTMGIKLLIKELVKENPYSVFYFSCDVLEDYRDLLEVLEEYLKLKKRKGIKTSYIFLDEVTLTREWWRAVKYLIDQGKIRGDVVTVTGSVSLAAGRHIETFGGRRGNGTIIEVMPLDFYSYYSIFYEEFFSSKAEEVFERYLETGGYLAYLNGDIKVEELVGLIKADLKALERSTDLARDIMGAIIDKAPSPVSFNSIAKSVGISPHTARDYVELFEALHVLLQILFLGGDGKVYSRKERKLIIRDPLIGRAMGLWTRRKLNKDVLYEWLVQEHLYRQFKEIYYFRNSYEVDAIAGGLKVEVKSRKAKLRYPKDVKVLSGQEIPSFLYDLGKR; translated from the coding sequence ATGATAGAAGAACAAAACTCATGGTGGTTTGGAGAACCAGACCTTGATTGGTTAACGTTTGAAGGTCTGACTTATAGAATTTTTCCCTCTTGGACAAGACAAGTTTCTCTCAAGCCGTTTTCCCTTAACTTTGTCCTTGGTCCGAGAAGAGTTGGAAAGACAATGGGAATAAAACTTTTAATAAAAGAGCTTGTAAAAGAGAACCCTTACTCAGTCTTCTACTTCAGCTGTGATGTTCTTGAAGACTACAGGGATCTTCTTGAAGTTCTTGAGGAGTACCTTAAATTAAAAAAGAGAAAGGGAATAAAAACATCTTATATTTTCCTTGATGAGGTAACCCTTACCAGAGAATGGTGGAGGGCGGTTAAATACCTTATTGATCAGGGAAAAATTAGAGGAGATGTTGTTACAGTTACTGGTTCAGTCTCGCTTGCTGCTGGAAGGCATATTGAAACTTTTGGTGGTAGAAGAGGAAATGGAACAATAATTGAAGTTATGCCCCTAGATTTTTATAGTTACTACAGCATATTTTATGAAGAATTTTTCTCTTCAAAAGCTGAAGAGGTCTTTGAAAGATACCTGGAGACGGGAGGATATTTAGCCTATCTCAATGGAGATATCAAAGTTGAAGAACTTGTAGGTCTAATAAAAGCTGATTTAAAAGCTTTAGAACGTTCTACTGATCTTGCAAGAGATATAATGGGAGCAATCATAGACAAAGCCCCCTCTCCCGTTTCATTCAACTCAATAGCAAAGTCTGTAGGAATCTCACCCCACACTGCAAGAGATTACGTGGAACTTTTTGAGGCCCTTCATGTTCTCCTTCAGATTCTTTTCCTTGGAGGAGATGGAAAAGTGTACTCAAGAAAGGAGCGCAAATTGATTATTAGAGATCCTCTAATTGGACGTGCAATGGGACTATGGACACGCAGAAAGTTGAATAAAGATGTCCTGTACGAGTGGCTTGTTCAAGAACATCTTTATAGACAATTTAAGGAGATCTACTATTTCCGTAATTCCTATGAAGTAGACGCAATAGCAGGCGGTTTGAAAGTAGAAGTAAAGTCGAGAAAGGCGAAGTTAAGATATCCAAAAGATGTAAAAGTGTTAAGTGGACAGGAAATTCCAAGCTTTCTTTATGACCTTGGAAAAAGATAA